GCTGGTGCTTACTGGCGTGGCGATAGCAAGAATGAGATGCTGCAACGAATCTACGGTACGGCTTGGTTGAAAAAAGAAGACCAAGATGCCCATTTGCATATGCTCGAAGAGGCTGAGAAGCGCGATCACCGCCGCCTCGGCAAGTTCTTGGATTTATTTCACTTTCAACCCGAAGCACCTGGTTTAATTTTCTGGCATCCAAAAGGCTGGTCCATTTGGCAAGAGGTTGAGCAGTACATGCGTCGTGTTTATCAGCGCGAAGGCTATCAAGAGGTGAAGGCCCCACAAATTCTCGATCGAGGATTGTGGGAGAAGTCTGGTCACTGGGATAACTACAAAGAAAACATGTTTACGACCGAGTCAGAGAATCGTGCTTATGCATTAAAGCCGATGAACTGCCCAGGGCATGTGCAGATTTTTAACTCGGGCTTACATAGCTATCGTGAGTTGCCATTGCGTTACGGTGAGTTCGGTCAGTGTCACCGTAATGAACCATCGGGCGCATTGCACGGCTTGATGCGCGTGCGTGGCTTTACGCAAGATGATGGCCATATTTTCTGTACAGAAGATCAGATTCAGTCAGAGGTAGCTGCATTTGATAAAGCAGTTCGTGATGTCTATAAAGATTTTGGATTTACTGAAGTGGCCGTCAAGCTAGCCTTACGCCCTGTAAAGCGCGTTGGTGACGATGCGATTTGGGATAAAGCCGAGGCCGCCTTACGTGGCGCCTTGACTGCTTCAGGCCAAGAATGGGAAGAATTGCCAGGCGAAGGTGCTTTTTACGGTCCAAAGATCGAATATCACCTCAAGGACTCCATTGGACGCACTTGGCAGTGCGGCACAATCCAAGTAGATTTCTCGATGCCGGCCCGTTTAGGTGCGGAATATGTCACCGAAGAGAACACCCGTAAGGCTCCAGTGATGCTTCATAGGGCAATTGTGGGCTCTTTAGAGCGTTTTATCGGCATTTTGATCGAAAACCATGCCGGAAACATGCCAGTTTGGCTTGCCCCGACCCAGGCTGTAGTCCTGAATATCTCTGACAATTCCGCTGCATATGCACAAAAAGTCCAGCAATCTCTGAAAAAACAAGGGTTTAGAGTCGAATCGGATTTGCGGAATGAGAAAATTACGTATAAAATACGCGAGCACGCATTACAGAAGCTCCCATTTTTGTTAGTTGTTGGGGATAAAGAAGCAGAAAGTAATTCGGTGGCCGTTCGTGCCCGTGGCGGAGTGGATTTAGGCGTAATGCCTCTTGATGCCTTCGTTGCCCGACTCCAGCAGGATATTTCCCAGAAAGTCGGACCCGAGCCTAGCTAGGGGTGGAATGGTTTTTATTGTTTTTTTAAAGGAATTAAGAAGATCGCTACTGATAAATCGCAGCGCATAAACCGGGAGATTACTGCTCCTGAAGTGCGTCTGATTGGACTGGATGGAGAACCCATCGGTGTAGTTAAGTTGAGTGAAGCCCTGGCTTTAGCAGAAGAGAAAGAGACCGATTTGGTTGAAATTGCTCCGACAGCTGTGCCACCTGTAGTCCGGATCATGGACTTCGGCAAATTCAAGTACCAAGAAGCCAAACGTTTGCATGAAGCTAAGCTCAAGCAAAAAGTGATTCAGGTGAAGGAAGTGAAATTCCGTCCTGGCACAGATGATGGTGACTATGGTGTGAAGCTACGCAATCTAATCCGCTTTTTGGAAGATGGCGATAAGACAAAGATTACGCTGCGGTTTCGGGGTCGTGAAATGGCCCACCAAGAAATCGGAGTCAGAATGTTGGAGCGTTTGAAGGCAGACCTGATTGAATATGGTCAAGTAGAACAGTTTCCAAAGATGGAAGGCCGCCAGATGGTGATGGTATTGGCTCCCATTCGTAAGGCTAAGTAACTAGGTTCTACCTGGTTCTTATGTAGGGAGGAGTCGCAAGACTCTGGTAGTTTGAAGTGCTTCTAGGTACAGGAAGCGTAACCGTCGGTTACCACCTATGTTGCACAAGCAATTGAAGGGGTGCTTTATGCCCAAGATGAAGAGCAAGAGTAGCGCTAAAAAGCGCTTCACGGTTCGCGCAGGCGGAACGATCAAACGAGGCCAGGCTTTTAAACGCCACATCCTCACCAAGAAGACCACAAAGAACAAGCGTCACCTCCGTGGTTCCACGGAAGTTGCGAAGGCAGACGTTAAGTCAATTCGCTCCATGCTTCCATACGCTTAACCTCAGACTAGATTAGGAGAAATAAATGCCAAGAGTCAAACGTGGGGTTACAGCAAGAGCCCGTCATAAGAAAATCACCGATGCCGCAACAGGTTATCGTGGACGTCGTAAAAATGTATTCCGTATTGCTAAGCAAGCAGTTATGCGTGCTGGTCAATATGCGTATCGCGACCGTCGCAATAAGAAACGTGTATTCCGCGCATTGTGGATTGCTCGTATCAACGCGGCAGTTCGTCAGCATGACATGACCTATAGCGTATTCATGAATGGCATGAAGAAAGCTGCGATCGAACTCGACCGCAAAGTGCTTTCCGATATGGCCATTGCTGACAAAGCGGCTTTTGCTGCTTTGGTTACTCGGATCAAATCCGTAGTAAGCGCTGCAGCTTAATTCTTAGTTTATTTAATAACTAAGCTGCAATGGTTTCTCTCGACCACATTGTCGAGGATGCTAAACGTGATTTCCTCGGAGCTGCCGATGCGGCGGCTTTAGAGGACGCGAAAGCCAAGTATCTCGGTAAATCAGGTGTTCTCACTGAGCGTCTAAAAGCGCTTGGTGGAATGTCGCCTGATGAGCGCAAGAGTGCTGGCGCCCAAATTAATCAAATCAAAACCCAAGTAGAAGCTGCATTACAAGAGCGTCGCCAAGCATTGGCTGATGCCGTATTGCTACAACGTCTTGCGGCGGAATCAATTGACGTCTCTTTGCCTGGCCGTGGCCAAGCAGTAGGTAGCTTGCATCCTGTGATGCGCACCTGGGAGCGTGTTGAAGAGATCTTCCGCTCCATTGGTTTTGATGTTGCAGATGGCCCTGAAATTGAGACTGATTGGTTTAACTTCACCGCCTTAAATAGTCCGGAGAATCATCCTGCACGTTCCATGCAGGACACCTTCTATATCGATGGTAAAGATTCCAATGGAAAGCCTTTGTTATTGCGCACCCATACCAGCCCGATTCAGGTTCGTTATGCGAGTGAGCATGTCAAGAAGTACGCCAATGCTGATGTGATGCCACCAATCAAAGTGATTGCACCGGGTAGAACATATCGTGTTGATAGCGATGCTACCCATTCACCGATGTTTCATCAGGTTGAAGGCTTGTGGATTGCAGAGAGCGTTTCCTTTGCCGATCTCAAGGGTGTGTATACCGATTTCTTGAGAACTTTTTTCGAGACGAATGAGTTACAGGTTCGTTTCCGCCCATCGTATTTCCCATTCACTGAACCTTCAGCTGAAATTGATATGGCCTTTGGTAGCGGTAAGCTAGCTGGCCGTTGGTTAGAGATTTCTGGGGCAGGGCAGGTTCATCCTAATGTATTACGCAATATGGGCATTGATCCAGAGCGCTATACCGGTTTTGCTTTTGGCTCTGGTTTAGAGCGCTTGACGATGTTGCGTTATGGCGTTGATGATTTACGTCTTTTCTTTGAGAACGATCTCCGTTTCTTAGCGCAATTTCCGGCTTAATTTGCCAACCTTCCAATAGTAGATAGCGCATATGCAATTTTCTGAATCTTGGTTACGCCAATATGTAAATCCTTCGCTCGATAGCAATGCATTAGGTCATGCAATGACTATGGCTGGGCTTGAGGTGGAGGAGCAGCATTCAGTAGCGCCTCCATTTACCAAGATTGTGGTTGCACAAATTCTTTCTGCTGAGCAGCATCCTGATGCAGACCGCTTGCGCGTTTGCAAGGTCGACGCAGGAACTGGCCAAGAGTTACAAATTGTTTGCGGTGCGCCGAATGCGCGTGCAGGTATCAAGATCCCTTGCGCCATGGTTGGCGCTGAATTGCCACCAGCAGAAGTGGGTGGCAAACCATTCATGATCAAAGTGGGTAAGTTACGTGGTGTCGAAAGCCAGGGGATGTTGTGCTCTGGTCGCGAGCTTGGTCTTGGTGATGATCACGAAGGTATTTTGGAGTTACCTGCAGATGCTCCAGTTGGCGAAGATATTCGTCAGTATTTAAGTCTGGATGATCAGATCTTTGTGATTAAGTTGACTCCTAATAAAGCGGATTGTTTGTCTCTAATGGGGATGGCGCGTGAAGTGTCAGCCATTACTGGTGCTCCATTGTGTGTACCCAAGTGGACCCCTGTTGATGTTTCTATGCAAGACAAGCTCAAAGTTACGGTTGAAAGCACTGATCTTTGCGGTCGTTTTGCTGGTCGCGTGATTCGTGGCGTCAATCCAAAAGCTGAAACACCAGATTGGATCATTCAACGACTTTGCAATGCGGGTCAAAGAAGCATTTCTCCTTTAGTGGATTTATCTAACTACGTCATGTTAGAAATGGGCCAGCCAACCCACGTATTTGACATTGATAAATTGACTGGCGACATCTCTGTTCGTTGGGCAAAGTCTGGCGAAAGTCTCGAGCTATTAAATGGCCAGACAGTCACTTTGCAAGGCCCGGATTCTGCTGGCAAGATTCAAGAGGCTGGCGTAGTTGCCGATCAAAATGGTCCCGTAGCATTAGCTGGCATCATGGGTGGCAATCATTGTGCAGTCACCGATGACACTAAAAATATTTATGTTGAAGCGGCCTATTGGCAGCCTGCGGCGATTCAAGGTCGTGCCCGTCGCTTTAATTTCAGTACGGATGCGGCACATCGTTTTGAGCGTGGCGTCGATCCACAAAATACGGCTCATTGCTTAGAGTACTTAACCGCCTTGATCGCTGAGGTGTGTGGTGGTCAAGTTGGCCCAATTGATGATCAGATATTAGCCATTCCTGAGCGTAAACCGGTGAGCATGCGTTTGGCTCGTGCCATGAAGGTTATTGGTATCCCCCTGACTGTTGAAGTTGTGGCAGATGTGTTCAAGCGCTTAGGTTTTGTATACAAACAAGAGGGCGATACATTTGTCGTTACGCCTCCAAGCTATCGCTTTGATATTGAAATTGAAGAAGATCTTATTGAAGAAGTCGCACGTATGTACGGCTTTGAAAATATTCCGGATGTGCCGCCTGTCTCTTCTTTGAAGATGAGTGCTAAAGCTGAAGCAAAACGCGGCGTTCATTTATTGCGCCAACGTTTGGCTCTGCAGGGTTATCAAGAGGCGGTCAACTTTGGTTTTACTGATTTAGAGAGCGAGCAACGTTTAGCTTCTGCTACAGATAAAGATCTCATTGCCGTGCTTAATCCGATTGCCAGTCAGTATGGCGTGATGCGGAGCAATCTCTGGGGTGGTTTACTGGGTAATCTCAAGTCCAATCTGAATCGCGGTGCTGGCCGTGTACGTTTATTTGAAACGGGTCGCGTCTTTAGGCGAGATTCCAATGCGCAAGAAGAGGCCGGCAAGGTGGTGGGCTTTCATCAGCCGCAGCAAGTTGGAGGTTTAGCTTACGGTTCATTTGTCCCCGAGCAGTGGGCAAGCGCTGATCGTACAGTTGATTTCTTCGACGTGAAGGGTGATTTAGAGCGTGTGCTCGATCCATTGCATTTCACGACTGAGGCTGCAGTCCATCCCGCCTTACATCCTGGCCGTAGCGCACAAATTCAATTACTTACCCCATCAGGTAAGAAAAATATTGGCTGGATTGGTGAGTTGCATCCTGGCTTACAACAAGCTTATGAGCTACCTCAAGCGCCAGTACTATTTGAATTGGATTTAGAGGCGATTCGCGATCTGGGTATTCCGCAGCCGGAAGAGCTCAGCAAGTTTCCTGCAGTGCAGCGTGACTTGGCGGTTGTAGTGAAGCAGGCCGTCTCTGCACAAGATTTGTTGGATGCTATGAAGGCAACTAAGCAGAACTTTGTTAAAGCGATTGAGCTATTTGATGAGTTCAAGCCTAAAGCCGGATCAAGTAGCATGGCTGATGATGAAAAGAGTTTAGCCTTCCGTGTAACTTTGTTAAATCCTCAGGAAACCTTGCAGGATGCACAAATTGAGCCAGTGATGGCAGCCTTATTAGCAGCCCTTGAGAAAAAATGTGCAGCTCGTCTGCGCTAGGTTTAATATTAGTCACAGTTAGAGCAAGAAGAGACTTCCGCCATGAATGAATTAGTTAGCAACGATACCGTTACCAAGAATGAGCTCTCGGAAGCCCTCTTTGATCAAGTTGGCCTGAATAAGCGTGAAGCTAAAGACATGATCGATGCTTTCTTTGATCGCATCGGACAGTCGCTAGAGACTGGTGTTGAGGTCAAGATTTCTGGGTTTGGTAATTTCCAGTTGCGCAATAAATCTGCACGACCAGGTCGCAACCCTAAGACCGGTCAAATGATTCCGATTGCAGCTCGTCGCGTTGTAACTTTTCATGCAAGTCAAAAGCTCAAGGACGTAGTTGAGTCACATGCTCGAGAAAACAGCATTTGATGCTGGGTCGGTGCTGCTGAGCTCGCAGCTCCCCCCAATCCCCGCTAAGCGTTATTTCACCATTGGTGAGGTCTCTGACCTCTGCGGTGTCCGCTCTCACGTGCTCCGTTATTGGGAGCAAGAATTTACCCAGTTAAGCCCTCAAAAGCGCCGGGGCAATCGTCGCTACTACCAACATCATGAGGTTGTTCTAATCCGTAAGATTAGGGCGCTTTTATATGAAGAAGGCTTCACCATCAGTGGAGCTAGAAATCGCCTAGAAGAAGCTCGTGGTGAGCTTCGCTTGCGCGATGAGTTGCAGGCTGTTTTGCAAATTCTCTCCAAATAGTTACTGATACAATTTTGTTTCTCGTCGGGGCGTAGCGCAGCCTGGTAGCGTACATGCATGGGGTGCATGTGGTCGGAGGTTCAAATCCTCTCGCCCCGACCATCACCTCAATTTCACACTTGCCATGACATCCAGCTCAAACGACATTACTTATTTTGGTCTAACCATTCCATTTTTAGCTCACTTAGGTGTGGTGCCTGAGTATGCTGAAGGCGGAAAATCTCGCATTAGTTTGGTCATCAAGCCAGAGTTTGAAAACAGTTTCCATATTGCTCATGGCGGTGTTGTGATGACGCTCTTGGATTTTGCGATGGGCGCAGCCGCTCGCAGCACTATAGATCAGCCCCTTGGCGCCATGACAATTGATATGAGCGTGAGTTTTCTGCGTCCGAGCGTGGGCAAGATCGTAGTGGAGGGCAGCGTTTTGAAGTCTGGGAAAACAATTAATTACTGCGAGGCTGTGGTTTTGAATGAGGCGGGTGAGGTTACGGCTAAATCCAGCGGTACATTCATGCTACGGAGATAAGCTTTTTATATCCTCAATAAATATAGTATTTATAATGATTATGTTGATTAATTAAATTAAAAAGGTTTAAAAAGCCTTATTTAAAGGCGGATATAGGCTGTATTTAAATATATACCCTAATAAATTAATATCTGTATATAATAAAGATTCAGGAATAACTAATTCTTTGTTATTCCATAAAACTAATATTCGGAGAAATTAATACATGTCTTCTTATAAAGAGCTTTTAGCCCAACGCGAGTTGTTGGATAAACAGATTAAAGAAGCGGTTCTACGTGAAAAGGCTGATGGTATTGCTAAGGCCAAACTCATTATTGAACAGTACGATCTAACAGCATCAGACCTATTTAGTCGTAAGGCTGGTGCGCGAAGCACTAGTGGCAAGGTTGCCCCTAAGTACCGTAACCCAGCTACTGGCGATACTTGGACAGGTCGCGGTAAGGCTCCAAAATGGATTGAGGGTAGAGATCGTAGTAACTTCTTGATATAAGTTATTGATTTAGTTAGACTTAATTATCAAAAAAAGGCTGCTCAGTACAAATTGAGCGGCCTTTATTTTTTGTGATCGATGAGTGCTGCTACGCGCACTTTCTATTGAGTGCCTGAATAAATATAGGCTCTAAGAGTTCGTGTCGATTTTTGTCTCCTAAGACTGTTTCTAGCTCTGGATTGGTTGCTGGATAGCCAATAATGAGTGGATTTTGATCAATTAAGCCGTTTTCAAGCTCTTCCTGCAGTGCCTCAGGGTATCGCGATCTCACCCCCACTGTATTTTCATCTGCTAGACCCATAACCCCAGGGTGAAGGCGTATAAATCCTTCATCTACTAATATAGGAATACGCTGTGTGTCCTTGTTTTTACTAAGATAATGTATTAAGTGTACCTGCTCAACTGGAGGGATCAGTGCATCTAGGAATATTAAGTCTGGGGTAATAGAAACAGCCTTCATGAGGCCCTCAAGACTGTCTACAGATACCTCCATATCTACTTTTAATTGCCAGTATTGAATAGATTCAATTAATTCATGGCTATTTTCAACTCTCCTGAATATCCCCATGGCAATACAGTTTTGGGTGCTTTTTTGGCGCATAGCCCTTTTGCGGCGGGCGAGCTGTTGATCAAGTGAGCTAGCCAGGATGCGACGATGGCCCCCGCGAGTTTTCCAGGCGATTAATTCGCCTAATTCAACCATTTTCTGGACTGTGCCTAGCGACACCTTTAATACTTTGGCGCTTTGACGAGTACTTAGATATTCCAAATCTGGGGTAATAGCTTTCATATATTCTTAATCTCATTAATTCATTTGAAGATTTAGAGAATACGAATCAAATCTATTGGAATCTGTCGGGAGGGGTTTAAATCTGAGTAGGAAAATTCTTATTCAGCGGCTAAATAGGGAAATACCCCTGAAACCCCCTAAATCAGGGAAAGCCCTTTATGAATCAATGGGTAATCGTGTTAAATTAGCACTGTTGTAAGAGTATTCGCACAGATCAATTCGTAAAGCGGTTAAGCCGCAGAGCGAATGGTTTTAACCACAGTTTTTATTCGGGAAACCCGATGAAAGGTGAGCATCATGATGCAGGATCAAAGAGATAATTCCTATCTCTTCGGTGGAAACGCCCCCTACGTAGAGGAACTCTACGAATCCTATTTGCACGATCCAGCTTCTGTAGCTGATCACTGGCGAGATTATTTTGATAATGTGAAGCAAATTCCTGCGGTCGACGGTTCGTCCAGAACTGATATTGCCCATGGACCCATTGTTGCTTCCTTTGCTGAGCGCGCTAAGCAAGGCCCTATTCGCACAGTCTCTGCTGATTCAGCGGACTCTGCCATGGGTCGCAAGCGTGTAGCTGTTCAGCAGTTGATCGCGGCATATCGTAACGTCGGCAATCGCTGGGCAGATATCGACCCCTTGAAGCGCACTGAGCGCCCCGATATTCCAGAATTAGATCCAGCTTTCTATGGCTTTGGTGATGGCGATATGGATATCGTCTTCAACACCAGCAATACCTTCTTCGGCAAGAACGAAATGACTTTGCGTGATTTATTGCAAGCATTGCGTCAAACCTACTGCGGCACTTTAGGCGCTGAGTACATGTTTATTGCTGACCAAAAGATTAAAAAGTGGTGGCAAGAGAAGTTAGAGTCCATTCGCTCAACCCCGCATTTCAATGTAGATCAAAAGCGCCAGATCCTAGACCGCGTCACTGCGGCGGAAGGTTTGGAGCGTTACCTTCAAGCCAAGTATGTTGGCCAAAAACGCTTTTCTCTTGAGGGTGGTGAAAGTTTCATTGCCTGTATGGATGAGTTGATCCGTGAGGCAGGCGCTAAGGGTGTTCAAGAAATCGTAATTGGTATGGCCCACCGCGGTCGTTTGAACGTACTGGTAAACACCTTGGGCAAGATGCCTACAGATTTATTTGCTGAGTTTGAGCACAAAGGTCCAGAGACATTGCCTGCAGGTGATGTGAAGTATCACCAAGGTTTCTCAAGCGATATTTCTACTCCAGCTGGCCCAGTGCATTTGTCGTTAGCATTTAATCCATCCCATTTAGAGATCGTGAACCCAGTGGTTGAGGGTTCAGCCCGTGCTCGTATGGAGCGCCGTGGTGATTTACTGGGTGAGCAAGTAATGCCAGTGTTGGTTCACGGTGATGCTGCGATCGCAGGTCAGGGCGTAATGCAAGAGACTTTGGCGATGGCAGAAGTTCGCGGCTATTCCACTGGTGGCACGATTCACATTGTGATTAACAACCAAATTGGTTTCACCACATCAGATCCACGCGACTTGCGTTCAAGCTTGTATTGCACCGACATCATGAAAGTGATTGATGCGCCGGTATTGCATGTGAATGGCGATGATCCTGAGGCGGTGGTGTTGGCAACGAAGTTGGCGGTTGAGTTCCGCAGCCAGTTCCACAAAGATGTAGCGATTGATATTGTTTGTTTCAGAAAACTAGGCCATAACGAGCAAGATACTCCGGCGATGACGCAGCCGTTGATGTACAAAATTATTGCCGCTCACCCTGGTACACGCAAGTACTACGCTGATAAGTTAGAAGCTCAAGGTGTATTGCCTGCCGGCACTGGTGATTTGATGGTGAAAGAGTACCGCGCCGCAATGGATGCCGGTAAGCAAACTTCAGATCCTGTATTGAGTAATTTCAAAGGCAAGTTCGCAGTAGATTGGTCACCATTCTTAAATAAGAAATGGACTGACGAAGCGGATACCGCTATTCCATTAACTGAGTGGAAGCGTTTGGCCGAGAAGATTTCTACTATTCCCGAAGACTTCAAAGCGCATCCATTAGTGGCTAAGGTTTATAACGACCGTGCCGCGATGGGTCGTGGTGAAGCGAATATTGACTGGGGTATGGGTGAGCATATGGCTTTCGCATCCTTAGTTGCAAGTGGATATCCGGTGCGTTTGTCTGGCGAGGATAGTGGTCGCGGTACCTTTACCCATCGCCATGCCGTTCTTCATAACCAGAACCGCGAGAAATGGGATACCGGTACTTACATTGCGCTTCAGCATGTGGCCAAAGATCAAGCCCCATTCTTGGTGATTGACTCGATCTTGTCAGAAGAGGCTGTCCTTGGTTTTGAGTATGGCTATGCGGCAGCAGAACCCAATACTTTGACTATTTGGGAAGCTCAGTTTGGTGATTTTGCTAACGGCGCTCAGGTAGTGATTGACCAATTTATTGCTTCAGGCGAAGTCAAGTGGGGTCGTGCAAACGGCCTGGTCATGATGTTGCCTCATGGTTATGAAGGTCAAGGGCCAGAGCATTCATCTGCCCGCTTAGAGCGCTTCATGCAGTTATGTGCTGATACCAATATGCAGGTAATTCAGCCAACGACTGCAGCGCAAATCTTCCACGTATTGCGTCGTCAGATGATTCGTCAGTTCCGCAAGCCGCTGATCTTGATGACACCAAAATCTTTGCTACGAAACAAAGAAGCTGCTTCTCCGTTAACCGAGTTCACGAAGGGTGGTTTCCAAACCATTCTGCCGGAGCGCGATGACAGTATTGACGGTAAGAAGGTAACTCGCCTAGTCATGTGTTCCGGTAAGGTGTATTACGACCTTGCTAAAGCGCGTACCGAGAAAAAACTTGAAGATGTGGCGATTATTCGCTTGGAACAGCTTTATCCGTTCCCACACAAGGCATTGACTGCTGAGTTGAAGAAGTATCCAAACCTAGAAGAGGTCGTGTGGTGTCAAGACGAGCCACAAAACCAAGGTGCCTGGTTCTTTGTTCAGCACAATATTTTGGAGAACATGTCTGAAGGCATGAAGTTGGCATATGCAGGTCGTCCAGCATCAGCTTCACCAGCCTGTGGATATGCCCATCTCCATCAAGAACAACAGAAGTCACTTCTTACTGCAGCATTCGCAAAATTAAAGGGTTATGTCATTACGAAGTAATCGTAGACGTCACTCAATATACAAACACTAAATAGGATTAATCATGGCTATTTTTGAAGTTAAAGTTCCCCAACTCTCCGAGTCAGTAGCTGAAGCTACTTTGTTGCAATGGAAAAAGAAAGTCGGCGATGCCGTCGGTCAAGACGAAATTTTGATTGAAATTGAAACAGATAAAGTGGTGTTGGAAGTTCCAGCACCATCTGCTGGGGTTCTCACAGAAATCGTGATCGCAGACGGTGGTACTGTTGTTGCTGAGCAGTTAATCGCAAAGATTGATAGCACAGCCGTTGCTTCTGCTGCTCCCGCTGCCGCAGCCGCTCCAGCACCTGCAGCAGCTCCAGCAGCCGCGCCTGCCAAAGCTGCGCCAGCTGCTAAATCAACCGGTGCAGCAGCCGCACCTTCAGCCGCAAAAATCCTTGCTGAGAAAAATATCGACGCTGGTCAAGTTGCTGGTTCCGGACGTGATGGTCGTATTACTAAAGGTGATGCGCTAAATGCTTCTGCCGGTGGTGCAAAATCTGCTGCACTGCCAAGTGCGCCAATTCCAATGGGTGATCGCCCAGAAGAGCGCGTACCAATGAGCCGTTTACGTGCTCGTATTGCTGAGCGTTTGCTCGAGTCACAAGCAAACAACGCTATTTTGACTACTTTTAATGAAGTCAACATGGCACCAGTAATTGCTATGCGTAACAAGTACAAAGATCAGTTTGAAAAAGTCCATGGCGTGAAATTAGGATTCATGTCTTTCTTCGTTAAAGCGGCTACTCATGCGCTGAAGAAATTCCCATTGTTGAATGCATCTGTTGATGGCAACGATATTGTTTACCACGGTTACTTTGACATCGGTATTGCCGTTAGTTCACCACGTGGCTTAGTGGTTCCGATTCTGCGTGACGTTGACCAAATGAATTTGGCTGATATTGAGAAGAAGATCGCTGAGTTTGGCGTTAAGGCTCGCGAAGGTAAGTTGTCATTAGAGGATTTAACTGGCGGCACATTCTCAATCTCTAACGGCGGCGTATTTGGCTCTATGCTTTCTACCCCAATTATTAATCCTCCACAGTCAGCAATCTTGGGTATTCACGCTACTAAAGAGCGTGCGGTGGTTGAGAATGGACAAATCGTAATTCGTCCAATTAACTACTTGGCTTTGTCATATGACCATCGCATTATTGACGGTCGCGAGGCAGTGCTTGGTTTGGTTGCAATGAAGGATGCGTTGGAAGATCCTTCACGTCTTCTCCTTGATTTGTAA
The genomic region above belongs to Polynucleobacter sp. AP-Ainpum-60-G11 and contains:
- the thrS gene encoding threonine--tRNA ligase; this encodes MLVVTLPDGSKREFDAPVRVLDVAQSIGSGLAKAALGGIVDGKMVDASFVIDKDSQLAIITDKSPEALEIVRHSTAHLLAYAVKELFPEAQVTIGPVIDNGFYYDFSFHRAFTPEDLVAIEKKMAELAKKDEPVIRTVMPRDEAVKFFKDQGENYKAEIISSIPQGEDVSLYAEGKFTDLCRGPHVPSTGKLKVFKLLSVAGAYWRGDSKNEMLQRIYGTAWLKKEDQDAHLHMLEEAEKRDHRRLGKFLDLFHFQPEAPGLIFWHPKGWSIWQEVEQYMRRVYQREGYQEVKAPQILDRGLWEKSGHWDNYKENMFTTESENRAYALKPMNCPGHVQIFNSGLHSYRELPLRYGEFGQCHRNEPSGALHGLMRVRGFTQDDGHIFCTEDQIQSEVAAFDKAVRDVYKDFGFTEVAVKLALRPVKRVGDDAIWDKAEAALRGALTASGQEWEELPGEGAFYGPKIEYHLKDSIGRTWQCGTIQVDFSMPARLGAEYVTEENTRKAPVMLHRAIVGSLERFIGILIENHAGNMPVWLAPTQAVVLNISDNSAAYAQKVQQSLKKQGFRVESDLRNEKITYKIREHALQKLPFLLVVGDKEAESNSVAVRARGGVDLGVMPLDAFVARLQQDISQKVGPEPS
- the infC gene encoding translation initiation factor IF-3 — translated: MATDKSQRINREITAPEVRLIGLDGEPIGVVKLSEALALAEEKETDLVEIAPTAVPPVVRIMDFGKFKYQEAKRLHEAKLKQKVIQVKEVKFRPGTDDGDYGVKLRNLIRFLEDGDKTKITLRFRGREMAHQEIGVRMLERLKADLIEYGQVEQFPKMEGRQMVMVLAPIRKAK
- the rpmI gene encoding 50S ribosomal protein L35; the encoded protein is MPKMKSKSSAKKRFTVRAGGTIKRGQAFKRHILTKKTTKNKRHLRGSTEVAKADVKSIRSMLPYA
- the rplT gene encoding 50S ribosomal protein L20, yielding MPRVKRGVTARARHKKITDAATGYRGRRKNVFRIAKQAVMRAGQYAYRDRRNKKRVFRALWIARINAAVRQHDMTYSVFMNGMKKAAIELDRKVLSDMAIADKAAFAALVTRIKSVVSAAA
- the pheS gene encoding phenylalanine--tRNA ligase subunit alpha, with the translated sequence MVSLDHIVEDAKRDFLGAADAAALEDAKAKYLGKSGVLTERLKALGGMSPDERKSAGAQINQIKTQVEAALQERRQALADAVLLQRLAAESIDVSLPGRGQAVGSLHPVMRTWERVEEIFRSIGFDVADGPEIETDWFNFTALNSPENHPARSMQDTFYIDGKDSNGKPLLLRTHTSPIQVRYASEHVKKYANADVMPPIKVIAPGRTYRVDSDATHSPMFHQVEGLWIAESVSFADLKGVYTDFLRTFFETNELQVRFRPSYFPFTEPSAEIDMAFGSGKLAGRWLEISGAGQVHPNVLRNMGIDPERYTGFAFGSGLERLTMLRYGVDDLRLFFENDLRFLAQFPA
- the pheT gene encoding phenylalanine--tRNA ligase subunit beta, which translates into the protein MQFSESWLRQYVNPSLDSNALGHAMTMAGLEVEEQHSVAPPFTKIVVAQILSAEQHPDADRLRVCKVDAGTGQELQIVCGAPNARAGIKIPCAMVGAELPPAEVGGKPFMIKVGKLRGVESQGMLCSGRELGLGDDHEGILELPADAPVGEDIRQYLSLDDQIFVIKLTPNKADCLSLMGMAREVSAITGAPLCVPKWTPVDVSMQDKLKVTVESTDLCGRFAGRVIRGVNPKAETPDWIIQRLCNAGQRSISPLVDLSNYVMLEMGQPTHVFDIDKLTGDISVRWAKSGESLELLNGQTVTLQGPDSAGKIQEAGVVADQNGPVALAGIMGGNHCAVTDDTKNIYVEAAYWQPAAIQGRARRFNFSTDAAHRFERGVDPQNTAHCLEYLTALIAEVCGGQVGPIDDQILAIPERKPVSMRLARAMKVIGIPLTVEVVADVFKRLGFVYKQEGDTFVVTPPSYRFDIEIEEDLIEEVARMYGFENIPDVPPVSSLKMSAKAEAKRGVHLLRQRLALQGYQEAVNFGFTDLESEQRLASATDKDLIAVLNPIASQYGVMRSNLWGGLLGNLKSNLNRGAGRVRLFETGRVFRRDSNAQEEAGKVVGFHQPQQVGGLAYGSFVPEQWASADRTVDFFDVKGDLERVLDPLHFTTEAAVHPALHPGRSAQIQLLTPSGKKNIGWIGELHPGLQQAYELPQAPVLFELDLEAIRDLGIPQPEELSKFPAVQRDLAVVVKQAVSAQDLLDAMKATKQNFVKAIELFDEFKPKAGSSSMADDEKSLAFRVTLLNPQETLQDAQIEPVMAALLAALEKKCAARLR
- a CDS encoding integration host factor subunit alpha — its product is MNELVSNDTVTKNELSEALFDQVGLNKREAKDMIDAFFDRIGQSLETGVEVKISGFGNFQLRNKSARPGRNPKTGQMIPIAARRVVTFHASQKLKDVVESHARENSI
- a CDS encoding MerR family transcriptional regulator produces the protein MLEKTAFDAGSVLLSSQLPPIPAKRYFTIGEVSDLCGVRSHVLRYWEQEFTQLSPQKRRGNRRYYQHHEVVLIRKIRALLYEEGFTISGARNRLEEARGELRLRDELQAVLQILSK